The genomic interval CGGGGCGGGCCGACTACGCGAAGGGCAACAGGCTCCTGCTGAAGTCCTACCGCGAGGAGATGTCCGACTGGCGGTTGTTCGGCAACGCACTGCTCACGATGCTCACGAAAATCGCGAGCGGATACTGGAAGATGATGGACCCACAGAACGGCTACACCGCGATATCCCACGACGCGCTCGACGCGCTCGACCTCGACTCGATATTCGACGACTACGGCTTCGCCAACGCGATGCTCGTCCACCTCAACGTGGCCGAGATGCGCGTGGCCGACGTCCCCATGCCAGCGAGGTACGGCGACGAGGACAGCGACATCCGCTACTCGACGTTCGTCCCCCAGCTCTCGGCACTGCTGGCGCGCGGCTTCGGGTGGCGGCTCACCACAAAGTACCTCGTGCGGGAGTTCCACCCGCTGGCGTTCCTCTACGGACTGGGGGTCCTCGGGACCCTCGCCGGGCTGTACGGGTCGGTGCGCGACCGGGTTCGCGGCGAGCGCGGGTGCGGGCCCGCGACCGCGCTGGTCGGCCTGCTCTCGGGCGTGCTGGCGATGGCGTTCGACCGCTACGAGAACGACGACCGCTACGTCCGGACCGACCCGGAGGCGGGCGAAGCCAGCGTCGGGACCGACCCCGAGGAGGGCGAGCAATGAAGGTCCTCACCGTGGTCGGGGCGCGCCCGCAGTTCATCAAGGCCGCGCCCGTCTCCCGGGCGGTCCGCCGGACCCACGAGGAGGTGCTGGTCCACACCGGCCAGCACTACGACGAGGAGATGTCCGACGTGTTCTTCGACGAACTCGGGATTCCGGAGCCCGACGACAACCTCGGGGTCGGCTCCGACGACCACGGCGCGCAGACCGCCGAGATGCTGGTCGGACTGGAGGGGAAGATCGCCGAGGAAGACCCCGACGCGGTGCTGGTCTACGGCGACACCAACTCCACGCTCGCGGCGGCCGTCGCCGCCTCGAAGATGGACCCCGCGCTGGCCCACGTCGAGGCCGGACTCCGGAGCTACAACCGCGAGATGCCCGAGGAGATAAACCGGGTGCTGACCGACCACGCCGCCGACCTCCTCTTTGCGCCCTCGGCGCGGGCGGTCGAGAACCTCCGCGCAGAGGGCGTCGCGGGCGCGGTCCACGGCACCGGCGACGTGATGTACGACGCGGTGCTGTGGGCGCGCGACCGGGCGGCCGACCACTCGACCGTCCTCGACGACCTCGGCCTCGCGGCGGGCGAGTACGTGTTGGCGACCGTCCACCGCGCGGCCAACACCGACGACCCCGACCGGCTCGCCGCCATTCTGGACGCGCTCGCCGAGGATTCGCGCGAGGTCGTCCTCCCGGCCCACCCCCGGACCGTCGAGCGCATGGAGGAGTACGGCATCTACGACGACGCCGAGACGCGACTCACGCTGACCGACCCGGTGGGCTACCTCGACTTCGTTCGCCTGCAGGACTGCGCCGAGGTGGTGGCGACCGACTCGGGCGGCGTCCAGAAGGAGGCGTTCTTCCTCGACACGCCCTGCGTCACGATGCGCGAGGAGACCGAGTGGCGCGAGACGGTCGAGGCGGGGTGGAACACCCTCGTGGGGGCCGACGGCGACGCCATCCGGCGCAACCTCGCGACCGCCGAGGTTGCGCCGGACAAACCGCGGCCGTACGGCGACGGCAACGCGGCGGCGACCATCGCGGGCCTGCTCGACGATGTCTGAGAACGGCGGCCTCCCGGTGGACGCCGAGTTCGCCCTCCTGCTGACTCACGACGTGGACCGGCCCTACAAGTCGGTGCAGGGCCTCTACCACGCGGTGGAGCGACGCGACCCTCGACAGCTCAAGTCGCTTCTGCCGGGGGTGAACCCGTGGTGGCAGTTCGACGACATCACGCAACTGGAGGACTCGCTCGGCGTCCGGTCGGCGTTCTACTTCCTGCGCGAGAAGCACGTCTTCGAGCGCGACCTCTCGGACTGGCTCGACCCCTTCTACTGGGTCGAACACGCGGGCCGGTACGACGTCGAGACCCCCGAGATGCGCGACCTGCTCGCCCGCCTCGACGAGGGGGGATGGGAGGTCGGCCTCCACGGCTCGTACGACTCCTACGACGACCTCGACCGCCTCCAGTTCGAGAAGGCCCGACTGGAGGCCGCGCTCGGCGACGAGGTGGTCGGCGTCCGCCAGCACCACCTCAACCGCGGGCCCGACACCTGGGCCCACCACCGCGAGATCGGGCTGAACTACGACGCGAGTCCGGGGTCGAGTTCGGAGTACGGATTCGACCGCGGCTATCGGCCCCTCCGTCCGTTCGACGACGAGTTCGTGGTGTTCCCGCTGACCCTGATGGAGGCCGCGCTCCCCGACCCCGGCGAGGCGTTCGACCGGGCGTGGGGGGTCTGTGCCGACCTGCTCGACGAGGCCGCCGACAACGACGCGGTGATGTCGGTGCTGTGGCACCCCCGACTGTTCACGGAGGCCGACTTCCCCGGCTACCGCGAGCTGTATCGCCTGCTGGTCGAGCGCGCGCTGGAGATGGGCGCGTGGGTCGGCCCGCCGGGCGACTACTACGACCTGCTCGACCATCCCGACGGGAGTCGGACCGACGACCGGCCCGGGGTCGGTGACGGACCCCCGCCCGAAATCGAGGGGCGCCTCGCCGACGGCTCCGGACAGGAGTCGCTTACGCGCCCACAGGCGGAGGATAACAAAGTGCAAACCGGCGCTAACGGTGAGCCAACAGGATGAGAGTCGAGCAACTCGAACTGTCGGAGTGGGAGTCGGCGCTACCGAGCGACGGCTTCGAGGTGTTCCACCGCCCCGAGGCCCTAGAGGTCGTCGACCGCCACACGGACGCCGAGATGAAACTGTTCGGCGGGTTCAAGGGCCAGCAGCCCATCGCGCTCCTGCCCGCGTTCGTCCAGCGAAAGTCTGTCGGAACCGCGGTCACCTCGCCGCCGCCGGGGCTCGGAATTCCCCGCCTCGGGCCCATCGTGATGCCGACCAGTCCCAAGCGGCGCAAGCAGGAGAAGGTCAATCAGGAGTTCACCGAGACGGTCCTAGCGCAGGTCGGCACCGACCTCGGACTCGACGAGCGACTCGCGCGTGCCGGGGTCGAGTCGCCGATGGCCGAGTCGGTCCTCGACCGACTCGACGTGGACTCGCGGCTGACGCTGTTCCGGATGGTCTGCAGTCCCGACTACGCCGACCCCCGGCCGTACGCGTGGGGGAACCTCCACGTCGAACCCAACTTCACCTACCACCTCGACCTGAACGGTCGGGACACCGGGCAAGTACGCAAGTCGTTCTCCAAGAGCCTCCGCCGGGAGATACGCGACGCCGAGGACCTCGACGTGACCGTCGAGACCGAGGGCGTCGAGGGCGCTCGCGACGTGTTCCGCGCGACCGAGCGCCGGTACGCCGAGCAGGACGAACCGTTCTCCCAGACGTGGTCGTACGTCCGGGACCTGTTCGACGCGCTCGGCGAGCGCGCCCGGTCGTACGTCGCCCGCGACGCCGACGGCGAGTACCTCTCGGGCATCACGGTCCTCTACTCCGACGACGCCGCCTACTTCTGGCAGGGCGGCGCGAAGGCCATCTACGAGGGGACAGCGGTCAACAGCCGCATCCACTGGCGGATCATCGAGGACATCGTCGAGGACCCGCCGGTCGAGTCGGTCGACACCTACGACCTGATGGGCGCGAACACCGAGCGGCTCTGTCGGTACAAGGCGAAGTTCGGCGCCGACCTCGTTCCCTACTACGTGGTCGAGTCGTCGGGACCAGCGATGGACGTCGCCAAGCGGGCGTATCAGTTGGTTCGGTAACCGTTTCTGGCGTCCTTCGGGCTCTCGGAGCCGAACGCGTCGGATAGGTGGCGACTCTGTAGGAAATCCGATAGCTTAACAGGCGAATTACAAAGGTTCCAATCCGCAAAGGTACCCGACGGAGCGGTTACGACGACCGCAACGGGGGAGAATGAGGGTCCTGAGCTTAGTGCCGAACGATGCGACGTTTCATCGCCAGGAGACCGCGGCGCTCGCCGACGCGGGCGTCGAGCGGACCGTGATGACCGTCCCGGGCGACCCGCGCGAGCGGTCGGTCGCCGACTACCTCCGGTTCGTTCCGCGGGTGATTCGAGAGTCGAGCGAGGGGTACGACCTCCTCCACGCCAACTACGGCCTCACCGCGCCCGCTGCGCTCGCCCAGCGTCGGCTTCCGGTCGTGCTGTCGCTGTGGGGGTCGGACCTGCTGGGCGAGTACGGCTGGCTCTCGAAGGCCTGCGCCCGCCGCTGCGAGGAGGTGGTCGTCATGTCCGAGGGGATGGCGGCCGAACTCGACTGCCCGGCCCACGTCCTCCCGCACGGCGTGGACGGAGACCGGTTCCGACCCGTCCCGAAATCCGAAGCCCGCCAGAGTGTCGGCTGGTCGGCCGACGCCCGCCACGTCCTGTTTCCCTACGCCCCCGACAGGCCGATAAAGGACTTCCCGCGGGCGGGTCGGGTGGTCGAGGCGGCCCGCGAGCGCGTCGACGCGCCGGTCGAACTCCACGTCCTCGGCGGTGTCGACCACGCCGAGGTCCCGGCATACATGAACGCCGCCGACGCGCTCCTGCTGACTTCCGAGCGCGAGGGCTCGCCGAACGTCGTCAGGGAGGCGATGAGCTGTGGCCTCCCCGTGGTCGCGACCGACGTGGGCGACGTGCGCGAGCGACTCGACGGCGTCTCGCCGTCGGCGGTCGCCGACACCGACGGGGGACTCGCCGGGGCGCTCGCCGACCTCCTCGTCGACCCCCGCCGGTCGGACGGCCGGGAGGCGGTCGCCGACCTGCGGGTCGAACGCACAGCCGAGCGCCTCCGGGCGGTGTACGAACTCGCGCTCGACCGCGGAGGAATCGGCGTCGAACCAACCCCGACATAGAACGACAGCGAGAACCGATGGCCCACCGAACCACCACCGAGAAACCGACAGACGAACCGAGTGAGCGACGACCGCGGCGGTCGGACCGTCGGCCCCGACGCGCGCGCGTCGGGGCCGACGGTCCGACCGAGTCCCGAATCGGCACCGATTTCGAGAGCGAGTCGGGAACCGAACCCGGACCCGACTCGGGAACCGAACCCGGACCCGACTCGGGGCCCGGAATCGGCCCCGGCGCGACGACCCACGGGAGGCGACGGTGAACGTCGTCGTCACCGTCCAGCATCCCGCTCACGTCCACTTCTTCAAGCACGTCGTCCCGGCGCTCCGGGCGCGGGGCCACGAGGTCCACGTCTTCGCCCGCGAGAAGGACGTGGCGCTCGACCTGCTCGTCCACTACGACATCGACCACACCGTGCTGGCGGGCAAGCCCCGCTCGCTCGGCGGCCTCGCCCGGACGCAGGCGACCTACGAGTACCGGCTCTGGAAGGCGGCCGAGCGAATCGACCCCGACGTGATGACCGCCATCGGCGGGACCGCGGTCGCGCACGTCTCGCGGCTGGTCGGGGCCCGCAGCGTGGTGTGGCTCGACAACGAGGGCATCCTCGCCCACCGCATCACCACGCCGTTCGCCCACCGGGTCTGCACGCCCATGGGGTTTCGCGACGACTTCGGTCCCAAGCACGTCCGATACGACGGCTTCCAGGAGCTCGCGTACCTCCACCCCGACCGGTTCGACCCGGACCCCGGCGGGCTCCGGGCCCACGGCGTCGACCCCGACGCGAAGTACGCCGTCGTCCGGTTCCGGGAGTGGTCGGCGCTGCACGACGTGGGCGAGGCGGGCTTCTCGGGCGGCGACAAGCGCCGACTCGTCGAGTCGCTCGCCGACCACGGCCGGGTGTACGTCGTGAGCGAGAGTCGGCTCCCGGCGTCGTTCCGGGACCACCGCCTGCCGGTGAGGCCCCATCTGGTCCACGACCTGCTGTTCTACGCCGACCTCTACGTCGGCGACTCGGCCACGATGTCGACCGAGGCGGCGTTGCTCGGCACGCCCGCGGTTCGGTGCCAGTCGTTCGCCGACGGTCAGGACATGTCGAACTTCGTGGAACTGGCCGATCACGGCCTGCTCCGCTCGACCGCCGACGGCCGCGAGGCGGTCCGAGAGGCCGAGACGCTCGCCCGCAGCGACGTGCAGACGGCGTGGAGCGAGCGACGGGCGCGACTGCTCGACGGGAAGATAGACGTCGTCGAGTTCGCGGTCCGACTCCTCCTGAGCGAGGCCGGGAGAGCGGGCGGTGAGCCCCCGGCCCGCTCGTCGGCGTCGCGCGACCGCGACGCCGACGAGCGGGTGGTCGCGACCGATTAGCGGCCCTCGCGACCGCTCGGCGGCTCTCGGGACCGGTCAGGCCATCGCTTCGAGTTCGACCGCGTCGTCGGACTTGAGCCACGCGCGGTTGTTCTGCGTGTCGTAGACCACGGTCGCGCCGAGTTCGTCGTCGAACGCGACGTACCGCTCGGTCTCGGGGCGTTCGCGGTCGCTGTCGTCGTCGCTTTCGTACGTGGAGGTCATGGGGTGTCGCCCACTTCGGTCGGGTTAGTGGGTTTCTATCGTTGACATCCTCCCCGCGCTAAAGCGCGAGGATTCCTCCGTTGGGGGTTCGGCTACCGACCCACGGAGGCAACTTGCGGGTTCGTGCGCACTTCTTTGGGACTGTCGTGAGGGTATGGTTTCCCCGACCAGTCGTGGTCGTCCCACTCGAATCGCACGGGCCGTGCCATCGGCCTGACTTCGCAATCGCTGTTTTCTCGAAGGAACGTCTCTGACGCCGTGAGGTCGGCGTGTCCCTCGAAGCCACACGGACACGTCAGCGTATCCTCATGGCGAACCGTCTCCTCGTGGTCGCCACACTCGGGACACGTCTGACTTGTCCACGCTTCCGACTCGACTTCGAGGCTGATGCCGTATTCCTCACAGACACACGCGAGACGGTGGATGAACTTCTTGAACGCCCAGAAGTTGTGCGTCTTTTCGTTCACCCTGACCGACCAGTGCGTTTCCAGCACGTCGGTCAAGTCGCCCACGTACACCGTCGCCACGCCCTCGTCGTACAGCCGTTCAACGAGGTCGCGCACCAGCGCGTTCTGTGCGTGGTCACGGCGTTTCGTCCGCTGTCGGTACATCCGTCGAATCCGTTTTGAGGAGTAGCGTCCCTCTCGGAGTTTCGACTGGAGGCGGGCGATTTCGTCTGTCGTCTCGCGGAACCGACGGAACAACTCCCGACCGTCGTAGAGGTACTGGTTCCCAGTGGTCGTGGAACACGCGGCGAGATTGTTTGCGCCAACGTCGAGGGCGGCTTCTTCGGAAGCCAGTGGTGAATCCAGTCGAGAATCAGGTACGGTGACTGGTTGGAAAGCCCTGAACGTGTCGCTAACCTCGTCGTACTCAAGTTCCAGACGACCCTGTTTGCCGTCCCATTTCGGATTGCCTCGGACTTCGAGGCGGAGTCGTTCGTTGTAGCCGAGTCCGTATTCGTCCTTCAGTTCTTGCCCGACCGGAATTTCGAGACGACTACG from Halorussus salilacus carries:
- a CDS encoding glycosyltransferase family 2 protein → MYREKTVGVVVPAYNEEGFVGEVIDTIPAFVDRVYPVDDCSTDRTWAEIRAHADRLNDSERPLNDSERPVTDGHGRELRRADSGGGATDGGATDGSVVGDADDRPARRVVALRHEENRGVGAAIKTGYRRAREDGMDAVAVMAGDGQMDPDYLPRVLDPVVSGRADYAKGNRLLLKSYREEMSDWRLFGNALLTMLTKIASGYWKMMDPQNGYTAISHDALDALDLDSIFDDYGFANAMLVHLNVAEMRVADVPMPARYGDEDSDIRYSTFVPQLSALLARGFGWRLTTKYLVREFHPLAFLYGLGVLGTLAGLYGSVRDRVRGERGCGPATALVGLLSGVLAMAFDRYENDDRYVRTDPEAGEASVGTDPEEGEQ
- the wecB gene encoding non-hydrolyzing UDP-N-acetylglucosamine 2-epimerase, with the translated sequence MKVLTVVGARPQFIKAAPVSRAVRRTHEEVLVHTGQHYDEEMSDVFFDELGIPEPDDNLGVGSDDHGAQTAEMLVGLEGKIAEEDPDAVLVYGDTNSTLAAAVAASKMDPALAHVEAGLRSYNREMPEEINRVLTDHAADLLFAPSARAVENLRAEGVAGAVHGTGDVMYDAVLWARDRAADHSTVLDDLGLAAGEYVLATVHRAANTDDPDRLAAILDALAEDSREVVLPAHPRTVERMEEYGIYDDAETRLTLTDPVGYLDFVRLQDCAEVVATDSGGVQKEAFFLDTPCVTMREETEWRETVEAGWNTLVGADGDAIRRNLATAEVAPDKPRPYGDGNAAATIAGLLDDV
- a CDS encoding polysaccharide deacetylase family protein encodes the protein MSENGGLPVDAEFALLLTHDVDRPYKSVQGLYHAVERRDPRQLKSLLPGVNPWWQFDDITQLEDSLGVRSAFYFLREKHVFERDLSDWLDPFYWVEHAGRYDVETPEMRDLLARLDEGGWEVGLHGSYDSYDDLDRLQFEKARLEAALGDEVVGVRQHHLNRGPDTWAHHREIGLNYDASPGSSSEYGFDRGYRPLRPFDDEFVVFPLTLMEAALPDPGEAFDRAWGVCADLLDEAADNDAVMSVLWHPRLFTEADFPGYRELYRLLVERALEMGAWVGPPGDYYDLLDHPDGSRTDDRPGVGDGPPPEIEGRLADGSGQESLTRPQAEDNKVQTGANGEPTG
- a CDS encoding GNAT family N-acetyltransferase, whose translation is MRVEQLELSEWESALPSDGFEVFHRPEALEVVDRHTDAEMKLFGGFKGQQPIALLPAFVQRKSVGTAVTSPPPGLGIPRLGPIVMPTSPKRRKQEKVNQEFTETVLAQVGTDLGLDERLARAGVESPMAESVLDRLDVDSRLTLFRMVCSPDYADPRPYAWGNLHVEPNFTYHLDLNGRDTGQVRKSFSKSLRREIRDAEDLDVTVETEGVEGARDVFRATERRYAEQDEPFSQTWSYVRDLFDALGERARSYVARDADGEYLSGITVLYSDDAAYFWQGGAKAIYEGTAVNSRIHWRIIEDIVEDPPVESVDTYDLMGANTERLCRYKAKFGADLVPYYVVESSGPAMDVAKRAYQLVR
- a CDS encoding glycosyltransferase; translation: MRVLSLVPNDATFHRQETAALADAGVERTVMTVPGDPRERSVADYLRFVPRVIRESSEGYDLLHANYGLTAPAALAQRRLPVVLSLWGSDLLGEYGWLSKACARRCEEVVVMSEGMAAELDCPAHVLPHGVDGDRFRPVPKSEARQSVGWSADARHVLFPYAPDRPIKDFPRAGRVVEAARERVDAPVELHVLGGVDHAEVPAYMNAADALLLTSEREGSPNVVREAMSCGLPVVATDVGDVRERLDGVSPSAVADTDGGLAGALADLLVDPRRSDGREAVADLRVERTAERLRAVYELALDRGGIGVEPTPT
- a CDS encoding DUF354 domain-containing protein → MNVVVTVQHPAHVHFFKHVVPALRARGHEVHVFAREKDVALDLLVHYDIDHTVLAGKPRSLGGLARTQATYEYRLWKAAERIDPDVMTAIGGTAVAHVSRLVGARSVVWLDNEGILAHRITTPFAHRVCTPMGFRDDFGPKHVRYDGFQELAYLHPDRFDPDPGGLRAHGVDPDAKYAVVRFREWSALHDVGEAGFSGGDKRRLVESLADHGRVYVVSESRLPASFRDHRLPVRPHLVHDLLFYADLYVGDSATMSTEAALLGTPAVRCQSFADGQDMSNFVELADHGLLRSTADGREAVREAETLARSDVQTAWSERRARLLDGKIDVVEFAVRLLLSEAGRAGGEPPARSSASRDRDADERVVATD
- a CDS encoding DUF7331 family protein — protein: MTSTYESDDDSDRERPETERYVAFDDELGATVVYDTQNNRAWLKSDDAVELEAMA
- a CDS encoding RNA-guided endonuclease InsQ/TnpB family protein, whose protein sequence is MKRVNTFEVVPQTENDKECLLRLLDASASLWNELTYERRQNYFGDGDVWDTSEYRGHYNGVVGSATVQQVTRKNSEAWRSFFALKENGEYANPPSYWGNEEDGRELRTYIRNDQYTIQWGKRSRLEIPVGQELKDEYGLGYNERLRLEVRGNPKWDGKQGRLELEYDEVSDTFRAFQPVTVPDSRLDSPLASEEAALDVGANNLAACSTTTGNQYLYDGRELFRRFRETTDEIARLQSKLREGRYSSKRIRRMYRQRTKRRDHAQNALVRDLVERLYDEGVATVYVGDLTDVLETHWSVRVNEKTHNFWAFKKFIHRLACVCEEYGISLEVESEAWTSQTCPECGDHEETVRHEDTLTCPCGFEGHADLTASETFLRENSDCEVRPMARPVRFEWDDHDWSGKPYPHDSPKEVRTNPQVASVGR